GTGGAATTTATCGGACCAGTGGGGTGATTGGAGTGAGGAGCTCCATCAGCGGGGATTGCTTTGGATTCCCAGTATTGCCCCGGGATTCAATAACAGTCGGGATGTAGAGTTGATCGGTGGCGAAGCGGTGGTAATAGAAAGGCGAGGAGGAGCACGTTATCTCTTGATGGGGGATAAGGCGATCGCTTCCTCCCCGGACCTTATCAGTATAACCTCATTCAACGAGTTCCATGAAGGAACCCAGATCGAACCGGTGATGACTTTCCTCGAGTATTCCACTTATGCAGATTATTTTCCCTATTCTCCTTTCTATTATCTTTATCTTACTCGGCTAATAGTGAGGAAGTGGGAGGAAGCTTCCCTCAAAATAGCCTCTTAACGAAAGGGGGTGATAGGGGAAAGACCGTTTTTAACTCTTGGTCTTTTATAATTTAGGCAAGGGAAATGGCTTGATAGCTCAGGGAGGAAAGGATATGAGAAGAAGATGGATAGGAGGATGGATCTTTCTTCTCCTTCTCGTTTTTTCCGCAAGTTCTTTTGCCTCGTCCCTTCAGCGTCCTTTTGCCAAGAGGATCGCCAATTACCAAATGAATGTTCGTCTCGATGTAGAGAAGAAGATAGTCTCCGGAACCGAGGTTCTTACTTGGCTCAACACCTCTAAGCAAAACATAGGGGAACTTCGTTTCCACCTCTATATGAACGCCTTTAAAAACACCGAGTCGACCTTTATTCGGGAAGGATTGCGGGATGTAAGGCGGGGAAGAGCGTGGAGACGGGCTCTCGGGAAAAAGGAGTATTGGGGTTATATTGATGTAAAAAAGATCGCGCTCGTAGATGAAACGGGAAAGGAAATTGCTGACCTCACCAAAACGATGGCCTACATTCAACCTGATGATGGAAACCCCTACGATCAAACGGTAATGAAGGTCATCCTACCCAAACCAATAGCTCCGGGGAAGAAGGTAAAACTTAAAATAGACTTTGTCACTAAGCTTCCGCGTTGTTTTTCAAGAACAGGGTGGGTCCGCGATTTCTTCTATGTCGCCCAGTGGTTCCCCAAAATAGGGGTTTTTTATGAGGGGAAGTGGAACTGCCATCAATTCCACGCAAACTCGGAGTTCTTCGCCGATTTCGGTATCTATGATGTGAGATTGACCGTACCTAAAGGGTACATTGTGGGGGCAGGAGGTAGGCTTATAGACAAAAAGGAAAACCCCGACGGAACGATAACCTACCATTTCTATGAAGAGGACATCCACGATTTCGCTTGGACTGCAGGGAAGCATTACCTCGTTTATCACGATCAGTTTGTCTACCCTTCAGGACATAAGGTAAATCTCACCCTCCTCATCCAGAAGGAACACAAATCTCAAAAAGATCGTTATCTTAAGGCATTCAAAGCAGCGCTCAAATGCTATGGTACCTGGTTTGGGGAATACCCCTACGATCACTTTACCTTGGTCGACCCCGCTTATGGTAGTGGTGCTGGCGGGATGGAGTATCCTACCATCTTTACTGGGGGAACGAGTCTCTTTCCCGCCAAGGGTTCTCTTTCTCCCGAAGGGGTGACGATCCACGAGGCGGGACACAACTGGTGGTATGGGATGGT
The sequence above is a segment of the Acidobacteriota bacterium genome. Coding sequences within it:
- a CDS encoding M1 family metallopeptidase, giving the protein MRRRWIGGWIFLLLLVFSASSFASSLQRPFAKRIANYQMNVRLDVEKKIVSGTEVLTWLNTSKQNIGELRFHLYMNAFKNTESTFIREGLRDVRRGRAWRRALGKKEYWGYIDVKKIALVDETGKEIADLTKTMAYIQPDDGNPYDQTVMKVILPKPIAPGKKVKLKIDFVTKLPRCFSRTGWVRDFFYVAQWFPKIGVFYEGKWNCHQFHANSEFFADFGIYDVRLTVPKGYIVGAGGRLIDKKENPDGTITYHFYEEDIHDFAWTAGKHYLVYHDQFVYPSGHKVNLTLLIQKEHKSQKDRYLKAFKAALKCYGTWFGEYPYDHFTLVDPAYGSGAGGMEYPTIFTGGTSLFPAKGSLSPEGVTIHEAGHNWWYGMVANNEFEDAWLDEGFNSYSDERTADAAYPPGKLYRRYFGFPYVFNEVEIKRIDRQLARYRTGAKYDILSRFAWEYMNGSSYGINAYSKAALMLWTLRGLLGPELEGKVMKTYFERARFTHPRPKDYFKVVNDVTGEDWSWFFNQLVYGSEIVDYSVASISSYPTGRKVGWFDEQGKRVFYAGQKKQKGKRIYRSTVLVRRIGEVRLPVEILIVFENGEKVKKVWDWKNQYRWVKFTFDKPVRVKYAVVDPEGKLALDIDYINNSLTREEKKLPAFKWAYRWMIWFSHFLETISFFS